DNA sequence from the Cucumis melo cultivar AY chromosome 6, USDA_Cmelo_AY_1.0, whole genome shotgun sequence genome:
AGATCATAGAAAAAGAGAGAATCCTAATATGAAGACATATAAAATTGTAATGAAAAGTCCAAAAATCTTGAACATTGATTATACATGTGAATCTGAGTTGAAGTCCACATTGAAAATGACGTTGTAACTCCTAGAATCCGTTAATGATTACATATCACTGCTAAATAAAGTTATATGTATGTGTTATTTGTATACATATAATTTGAACTTGAAATTCATTTCTCCCACCGTGAAAGTTACAATATCGCAAACCATAATACATTATTCtacgaaaaaaaaatgtatatgtGGACATCCCTAGACTACACTTATATCTGTCATCCAACCACCGTTGAATTGTCTCACTATAGTTTTATCACGTGACAAATTCTTTTTACATCTCTTGTTATgcaaacacacatatatatatatatatatatatatatatattaggaatgcatgtatgtatatattttgaaaaaattgtcaaaaatagcaaattagacaaaatatttacactttataaaaGATTGAAGTGTAAagaatttttatgttttgtgatGAAAGTGTAAATagtaattgtttttcatattttgtgTGTGTTTGTGATGAAAGTGGTAAACATAAGAATATGTGCGATCTCGAGATATATACTCAAACATTGTTGTTATTTTTATATGacattttctttctctttctttcaacTATTTGCATTCCAAAAGGTTGTGTTAAGGACCTATAGGTCTCTAGTTCAAATTTATCattaaaacaaattaacatatatatttcttttttaattaagtAGTGAAGTTGtagttttaatgaaaatttttattattatttataatttttataaaaagtttTGGATAATCTTAGATAAAGAAGAGTAACATTCTTCCAATTCTTTGCGAGTATTTATGCTGTCCATAATAAAGtatcttttcattttcattttgccTTTACGTCTTTTTAACGATATGTCtagttaaatattatttttcattattactATTTGGGTTCAAGTAGGAGATTTTTCATATATGATTAAGACCTAAACTGTAGATATGAAATGTTACAATCGTATAGAGATATGTTTGATGATCGTTATCTTACTACTATGAATGTCCATTCGTCCATTCTTATCTTGTagtaatttaatattttattactattgctctataaattttatattcaaatttcaaGTTTTGTTGTTTGAGATAATGAAAATGTTTAAATTgaacatttaaatttaaattaaaatttttaactaaaatttaagcaatttttctttaaattcaaAAGCAAATTTAACTAGACTCTTAGCGTAACGGTGTGTCTTTTATAATGCTCGAAGTCCCTCCCTTTCTTAAACTTTTATGACGTGGGTCACCAAGTATACTCATAACATTTTGTCGAAACTCAATCATAAGAATATAGAGATGTCAAAACttaaatgattttcttttaaacaagTCAACGCTCTCCTAAAACTTTTATGAGGGAATCTTTTACTTTTAGCTAAACTCCATCTCAAATAAAACAACAAGTCGATGAGGCATGATTATCTCAAACAATATTGCACCTCAAGAAAGGGCTATAAAATGTCACACTATCTACCCATCAAAAcccaaattaagaaaaaatgaaatccaaattaaaacaaatagcAATTGGCAAACATGGGATGGAGATGTCGCACAAAATGCCACCCGGTATGCTTATCGTACtactttaatttttatttaagaaCTGTAATTTGATATTTGACAGTTAAGTAATACTCTAGTGTATTTCAAACGTGTTTAGTTTCATAACGATatcaacttttaaatttgtgtATAATACGAGCGAAAACGGAATGGCCAGAGCTTGTGGGCAGAGATGCAAATGAAGCTGAGTTGATTATAGTGAGGGAAAATCCTTTTGCCTTACCTTATGTATCTCACCCGGACTTAGAGTTCGACATGGTCGGTGCAAATCCGAAATTTTTAGTTAGTCTTAGGGTCAACAATCTTGAAGAATATTTGATTGTTAAAACCCCTAGGTGTGGTCACACTAAGGATATGGTTGACATTATTAAAATCCCTAGATGCAGTCACGCTAAGGATATGGTTGAGAGTGATTTTTAAAATCGTTAAAATACATAACTTTTGtcattttcaaaatcattaCAAAGATATGTTTTTAATCCTGTAAAACTAGTTTTGGTGTCATgaaaatcatatttaaaaatgtataatttaagaataaattaatcTTAAGTGGTTAAAGACATATATATTTAAGATTTAGAAATGACAAAAATGATTTTAGCGATTTTAAAATCTCACTCTCGTGCACTAAATTGTTAAAATAATATTACATCTCAATCCAAATATGCAAACTTCAACCTTATGATATGGAATAtgaataaaataacatattattatgtttttatcttttgttcattcttttcatacttaattatattatccatAACGTCATAACATCGAATTCACTTTTTCTCTCGAACACTTCACAATCTTCCTAACATAGATATGTTATTAGTTTGGTCTAACTTTGTATGTGGTTCAAAAGATGTTTCTAAatgcaaagaaaaagaaagtatttttaagcgtttaaaaaataaatccaaaCTAAACACGATATTGATTGTATTGCCAGTTTACAATTATTAACAAACTTCATAACGAATGTGTTCTAAATAGGAAAAAAGTGAATGGCCAAAACTGGCTTACatacaaaaaagagaaaaaaaaaaaagacattaaTGCTAAAACAAGGAGAACGTTAACGTCAAAGCGCACAACATTCTAGCAAAGAGTCCAAGAATCTTGAATAGTGATGATAGACAAGTTTGGGGCTCATATGTCAACGTTGAAGATGTGGTTTCTAACATTCTTAGAATCGATTAAGAATCACACATCACTTCTCAGttaagctatatatatatatatatacatatgacTTATACAAAgttgtatgtatgtatattatttGCACACATATAATATGAATAGTGCTAGTGCTCGTTAGTTTTTTTCGTTGAAATGACTTATTTCTAAATTAAGTGCTTGAGAATGTATTACAAACTGAATTACATTtttaagtgtttaatttaaaaaacaaaacattttaGAAAACAATCGAAGTATTTGGTAACCACTTGAAATGGTTTTTGATGTGCATTTTACCGATTTTTATcagaaatatttaaataaaaatgattttttttcaaaaaacattttttaatcttAAATCAATCGAGCGAACCTTGgatttttttacaataaagtatttgaattaatttgcttcggttgaaaataaataataaaaaatgtcgAAGCGTCAttttgtatattattctacTCATTGGTAATATTTACTAAATTTAATCGATGAAATCATAAGAGTATGTAAGTTATTGATTTTAGCTCGACGGTAATTGATAtggaattttaaaaaagaatataataaagATGTTTGTAGAGCTCGTTAAAGTAAAATCTAGTGATATAAGACCGTCAACTACGTTATTCTAGAAAAACACTTATGGATGTTACAGACTATCCTTATCTTTATCTCAACAAATTATCTTTTTTGATAcgattgaaaatgaaaatgaaatgcATAAAGATGTGAATATGTATCGGAATACAATCAAGCACGGTTGCTATCTTAGTCAACTAGACAACCAAAGTCAACTCATGAAATCCTTTCTTTCTCATAGATTAAGAGGGAGAAAGAGAGACATGCCCTCACGTTGTTGAATTTGTGACAAAGCAACAACATAAacacaaattcaaaatttggtaaTTTGAATCAAAAACCTGTGATTCAAAACAAACATGTTGAGCACATCTCCCACTTTCTTGCAAATGGCATCCATTAAGGGGATCAAAAGAAATAATGTAAACCATATATTTATCAAacttgtgaagaagaagaagaagaagaagaagaagaagaagaaggtaagTAAAAATGGGAATTACAAGAAACTGGTTTAGAAGAGCAAGAAGGAAACTGATCAGTAGAAATGGCAACAACAGAGACGTTGTTTTTCTGCAAACAAATGCGAGTCCAATTCATGATGAAGAACAAACCAATCTTACATTAACTCAACAacaagatgaagatgaagaagaagaagatgaagaagaagaagaagaggaggaggaaATTGATTATGAATCGATGACACCCAGATTTCAAGACAAAGTGTTGTCTATAGAGGAAGTGGCAGCCATCAAAATCCAAGCTTGTTTCAGAGGCCATCTTGTAATTATATCttaccatgttttctttttctttttctttttttttttttgaaaaagattttttcttttcactctCTAAATCCCCATATATTTTACATTTGAAGGAtggtattttaattttgaaatagtACTTCTTAATCATTTTCATGATATTGAAAAATGAATCTTGATTATCTATCaaggataattttgaaaaatatatatatatatatatatatatatatatatatatatatatatatatttttatttactcAATCCAAAACCGATCATGTTTATTTTGACTAGTATTACCTTTTAAATTTAGGTAGATAACGAAAATAtgtaaaagaaagagaaaaaaaaacaatatggtGAGTAATAAATTCATGTCTTTTACAAGATAACTAGAAGATTAAAAAAGTGTTCATTAACAAATTGAagggaaaaataaaaagaatattgaatTTTTTATTAGTACTTTTTCTATACCTATTTTATAATTGAGAGACATTTAATCATTTGGTATATCACCTAACACTCATGCTTGTTGTTCAGGCAAGACGAGCATTTCAAGCCTTAAGAAGCTTGGTGAAGCTGCAGGCACTAGCTCGAGGGGTGTGCGCGAGGAGGCAGGCACGAATAGCTCTTCAATTCATGCATGCATTGGTTCGGTTACAGGTTCGTGTTCGTGCTCGTCAGCTTCTAAACAGATACAGTGAAGAGTCTGATAGCTGAAGAGAAAGGTATCATATAATACTAGCAGATGCTTCTACAAGAAATATAATAATCCTATCCATCTGTTTGccaattcttttgtttttattgccCTTGATTGTTGTCTGGTGATATTTGgatttctctttctccttcaTCTTTATTTCTCAAGTGCTATGCAGTTGCAGCTAGCTTTTGAAAGAATTTTTGCTACAATACGATTCTCTTGAGATGAACAAGTAGAATCCAAGTGCTaagttctttttctttaatgatTGAATATCCATTGTCGTCTATTCTTATAAATAATATGGACACAACTTGATCGATGTAACATTAACTACAAAATCTAATTGATTCAAGATTTAATTCGGTTGCTATTACCAGTGaaagacaaaagaaagaagataaaagagATTGAGAGAATGAATTGATAAGAATGGTTTTAGGACTATTACAAGAATGATACTAGGGTGTTATTATAGTATATTAAAGGATAGTAATTAGTCATCAAAGAAAAGACGAGGGAGATGAAGAAAGACAATACTGTGGTGTGACCTAGGGCTTGAGAGAATCTCAATACGAGAGGGTCAAAGTACCTGAAATTACTTGATTTAACTTGTAGTTTGGTTACCATTCATATCTCAATATGTATTTGGTTCTATCGATCAAACTTATAATAtcgaagaaagaagatgaattcTACATTCAGTTGTATCAGTTTTAAGTAACATATTATACAGCATGCTAAGGGTTAGGCCAAGAACATTGAAGGGTTCTTCCAATATAGCTGTTAGGTAAAAGAAGGAAAGATGAACACAAAAGAAGTGACGAAAAAGAAGGTCCAGacattttccttctttttgtgGGAGGGTTTTATTGATTACCAGCACCATTGCAACTCTGGCTAAGCTCCTCCTGTGCATTCAGTGGATCCTCTTCTTGAAGGCCGAGAATAATGCACCGGATAACTTATCCTTCTTGCGTCGATTTTCCCCGTTGTTGTCGACCTGCTTCAATTGAATCTCACTGAGAAAACGTATCATAATTCAGCAAGTCAGACATTGCTAATGAAGTCTGCCTACCTGCTCAGATATCTGCTTGAGGATCTCCAAAATTTCAGAGAAGTTTGGCCGTTCGGTTGGATCGTGCCTCCAGCATCTTTCAAGCAGTTCAGCAAGAACAGGATGGACATTCTTTGGTATCGTAGGCCGCAGTCTCTGCCAAACCAAGATGGACAATAAATTTAAGCATTTTAGTTGCAGTAAAGGTAATGTCGACAAGAAATCGATCTCGGTACCTTCTGGACCACGCCAACTGCCGCTTGTAGTGGGGTCATGGATGAGTAGGGAATCTAGTAATACGTCAAAATAGCAAAAGGGTTAATAATATGTAGATTAAAATGGACAGGACATAAAAACATCCATACAGTGAATACTGAATACTCAAATCAAAGCAGCTGCTTACTTCTCCTGTTAAAAGCTCCCATAAGGCTACTCCAAAACTGAAAACGTCAGCCTTATGATCATATGGTTTATGTTCAATAACCTTCacatcaaaaataaaaatatatcgTAAGGAAAAATATGTCACATCCTTTAGAATCTAGAGCGAACAGATATTGGCAGACTAGTTGGTAAAATACTACTGACCAAACTGCATTTAAGTATTGTGTAGTAAACAAGTAATTAATTGAAAAAGGTTCTGCTGTTATGAATTCAAGGAAGACAAATCGGTGGTAAAATATTGGTGTGAGCGTAAGAATAAAAGAACATTTAATGTCATCAAGGTTAGATATACCCTTTCTAACTACTCTGCTCCATCTAAAGCCGTGCTATCAATTGAACCGTGCAGTCCTTCGGTGTCTTAAATTCATCACTGCTATCACTCTTGAAAATGTTGGTAAGATAGAGATGCAAATTCTAGGTTATAATTTAATTGATCAATTACCTCACAAGAATAATAGACATATCAAAGTCTTAAAGAAGAATGATCGGGCTTGGTTGAACCAAATTGCTTACAGCAATCTTACACAAGCATATGACATATACGATACtcaatctttcttttttatacTAAATTTTAATCGTTAATTTGTTCATGTGTATCCAGAAGGGTATATTTTATTTGGAATGATCAAGAAGGTATTTAAGGTatgagaaattaaagaaaaacacaTACTTCAGGAGCCATCCACCGGTATGTTCCAGTTTCAGCAGTCATCACTCCAGATTGAGTTTGAACTCTGGCAACTCCAAAATCAGCAACCTTGACAACCTGAATTGAAGGATAAATGGTTATAGATCAAgaaatatttctcatttttgCAGTTTTAAAATTTCCTCTCACCATGTTGTCATCCATCAGAAGATTTGCAGTCTTGAGGTCTCGATGgattatattattttgatgCAAATAGTTCATCCCTCTTGAAATATCGATGGCCACTTTAAGTAAAGATGGAAGGTTAAATACACCTCTTTGCTTATGAAGGAAGTCATATACACTTCCTCTCGACATAAACTCTGTAAAAGATAAAACATGAGCAATAATCAATTGGATGAGAAACAAAATAAATACTATATCATGAAAATCTGTGAGTGAAAGGAATTTTCGGAAAAAACACACAACACAAAACATATTTGAAAGGAACATATCGCAATATACAATTACAAAGGTATTGATTTAGATAATGCCACATTGCAACTCTATAGAGGACTTTTTATAAAGGTAAAAGACAAAATTTCTAGAAGTGACAGGTTACAACCTTATATATGAAGCCATTTATTTATCAATTATCACAGCTTACCTGTTACAATACAGAGGTTTGGAGGTTTAGTACAAGCACCAATGAATTGAACAACATTTTTGTGCCGAACTTTCCTGCAAAAATAGGTACCAGACTTTAGTATAGTAGTAACAGACTTCATCCTGCATTACTTGTCCCAAGTAGTCGTATTTTGCGTAAAAAAGGAACACTTGGAATCTATTAATATAAATTGTTTTGAGTGCTtttatgggttttttttttcctgaagCCGTCCATCTTCAAGATCAATATGGGAATTTTTAGCAAAATTATATGGAGAGTACTGAGGGAATACCAGTTGAAATTAAGTTAAAAATGAGTTTCTCAAAACATATTTGAAGATGCCACTCTAACTTTGAAAGACCTAAAAGTTTTAGCTTTTCATCAGGCTTGCATTTCAGACACATCCCATAATGTTCCTTCCTTTCAACAATCCTTTAAGACAATAAGAGTATGATTATCCTCCATCGTACAATCCTTTTTTGAATTGGTATGTTGTTTTGTCTATTATCAAATATGCATCTGGACCCTGGGGCATGCCAGTATTTTACCCGACCACAATGAGAAATTAGAATTTTAAGACCAGAAGCACCTCTTCCCTGTAGAATCACTGTTTTGAAGACTAAAGACTAGAAAGTAACAGATGATCTTAAATTCAATCAAAAGTTGTAAGGAGTTAAATATCTAAGCCCAACCTTTTCTGTTTGCTACATTTTTAGCCTAAAACCCATTTTATTCTACGTTGTCCTTTAAAGGCATACCATATGTTCTTCTAAAGCTCAATGGTGTTAATAACAATATAAACAAACCTCATTATATAAACTTCTTGAGAGAATTCTTTGAGCATCTCTTCATTAATACGCTCAGGCCTCAGTACTTTAATAGCTACTTCCTGACTACAATATGTGCCCCGATACCTTGAGAGAGGGAGGGAAGATTAGGATGAGGATATGTTAACAAGTTTTTTTATTAGCTAACAATCATATGTCATAATTAGATAAAACTTACAGGTCCCCAAATGACCCAGATCCAACTTTATTCTCAAATTTTAGTTGTCTGATGTCTATTTCCCAGACATCAGTACCATCAGTAGGTATTCCAACACAACTAGGAAAAGATTCAACTCTATTCTGGTTATCCTTACCCAAAGCAGGACTGGGCTGCTTTTCGGACCAACACTGCTCCTGCACCCCATTTCAGGTAcgttaaaaaattaaagaaaaaaactctTAAGTTTGTATCAGTAAAAATTTGTGAACTAAGAAGATaccttaaaatttaaaatttctttttctaatacCCTTTTCAGCTCCTCAGTTTCCTAGATTTTCCAATATTCAAGTAGTAAAATATGAAGACGAACAATATAACATATGAATGAAACAAAATAGTAAAAGATGTTAGAATGAATTGCTCTTGTGAACTTCCAAATATTGATCAGAAAGTCAATGGCGAAGTTACCTCATAAGGCCAACCATCGATAACAAAAACATCCAGAGAGAAACCATCAACAGAGGAGAAAGCATGAGCTTCTTGTATGTTAAGTCCAACATCAGCAAGTAAGGAAGTCAACTGACCAGAACCAAGACTTTGAATCATTCAGTGAGGGGTGGAATTAAAGGGAAAAATAACCCTAGCAACTTATATATCTCGTTCAAACTGAGTTTTTGTCATAGATACTTATAGCTTATCGTGAATGCCTTGGACACAATGAGACCAATTTTTTTAAGGACGTGACTGATATTTGAGGAATGGTTATGTAATATTATTAGATGCAGAAAGTCTTAATAAACAGTAAGTACAGGCCCATCAAATTACTTTGTCCAAATTGCCCAAATTGTAATTGCAGAGTGAGTTTATATTCTAACTCGACTTTTTCACATGCTCATGCAACAGCAAATTCGTTGACAGGTAGAAAGTCTTGGTCATGTTCTAACAAAATGGTAGCAGCATAGAGAAAATGTGATCGTTTTCATGTAGGTGAATGGATTGCAATTCTATTTAACAAACATCATACGCTACAGCTCTGAGTTATTAAATAGGTAAAATACCTGACTAAGGAGTTTAGGCTTGTCACTTGTTGCAAATGTGATCTCATGCATTGGCCTGTAGATTGTCAATGGCAGAATGAAACAGTAACAAAAACATCAGTGTCAAAAGCAGATAAACATTTAcacaataaaaaattaaaaaaatgaataaaaaattgtttttgttgtGGATTGCATTCACTTTATACTCAGTTATATATCTCACTGTCACTTGAAGAATATATCGAATTAGATAcataataaattgaaaatagtAACAAACTAAGCAGCAAAAGGTTCAATCAGAGCGTGAAGAAACTGGCCAAGAAAAAGGGTCTTGCATTATCGAGAATGTATTGGTGCATTTGAAACGTGAAAATGTCTCTCCTCTCTTGAATGTTCTAGAGAGACATGGGgttgaaaatgaataaatagATTGCAGTTCATacttttttact
Encoded proteins:
- the LOC127149940 gene encoding protein IQ-DOMAIN 3-like, yielding MGITRNWFRRARRKLISRNGNNRDVVFLQTNASPIHDEEQTNLTLTQQQDEDEEEEDEEEEEEEEEIDYESMTPRFQDKVLSIEEVAAIKIQACFRGHLARRAFQALRSLVKLQALARGVCARRQARIALQFMHALVRLQVRVRARQLLNRYSEESDS
- the LOC103490662 gene encoding serine/threonine-protein kinase STY8-like isoform X3; translated protein: MPIEDDVESCGSRATDFSSSHVNPRHHRQKLEVYNEVLRRIQQSNFHEANLPGFDDQLWLHFNRLPARYALDVNVDRAEDVLTHKRLLQLAVDPSNRPVFEIRSVQVYPSANENFINSSCLDASMMEDAQSSLNYSNRQGNHPPPTFGSSPNLEALTLQGSKYGVEDRDTAPNATPSFSRPMHEITFATSDKPKLLSQLTSLLADVGLNIQEAHAFSSVDGFSLDVFVIDGWPYEEQCWSEKQPSPALGKDNQNRVESFPSCVGIPTDGTDVWEIDIRQLKFENKVGSGSFGDLYRGTYCSQEVAIKVLRPERINEEMLKEFSQEVYIMRKVRHKNVVQFIGACTKPPNLCIVTEFMSRGSVYDFLHKQRGVFNLPSLLKVAIDISRGMNYLHQNNIIHRDLKTANLLMDDNMVVKVADFGVARVQTQSGVMTAETGTYRWMAPEVIEHKPYDHKADVFSFGVALWELLTGEIPYSSMTPLQAAVGVVQKRLRPTIPKNVHPVLAELLERCWRHDPTERPNFSEILEILKQISEQVDNNGENRRKKDKLSGALFSAFKKRIH
- the LOC103490662 gene encoding serine/threonine-protein kinase STY8-like isoform X2, which gives rise to MPIEDDVESCGSRATDFSSSHVNPRHHRQKLEVYNEVLRRIQQSNFHEANLPGFDDQLWLHFNRLPARYALDVNVDRAEDVLTHKRLLQLAVDPSNRPVFEIRSVQVYPSANENFINSSCLDASMMEDAQSSLNYSNRQGNHPPPTFGSSPNLEALTLQGSKYGVEDRDTAPNATPSFSRPMHEITFATSDKPKLLSQLTSLLADVGLNIQEAHAFSSVDGFSLDVFVIDGWPYEETEELKRVLEKEILNFKCWSEKQPSPALGKDNQNRVESFPSCVGIPTDGTDVWEIDIRQLKFENKVGSGSFGDLYRGTYCSQEVAIKVLRPERINEEMLKEFSQEVYIMRKVRHKNVVQFIGACTKPPNLCIVTEFMSRGSVYDFLHKQRGVFNLPSLLKVAIDISRGMNYLHQNNIIHRDLKTANLLMDDNMVVKVADFGVARVQTQSGVMTAETGTYRWMAPEVIEHKPYDHKADVFSFGVALWELLTGEIPYSSMTPLQAAVGVVQKRLRPTIPKNVHPVLAELLERCWRHDPTERPNFSEILEILKQISEQVDNNGENRRKKDKLSGALFSAFKKRIH
- the LOC103490662 gene encoding serine/threonine-protein kinase STY8-like isoform X1, whose protein sequence is MPIEDDVESCGSRATDFSSSHVNPRHHRQKLEVYNEVLRRIQQSNFHEANLPGFDDQLWLHFNRLPARYALDVNVDRAEDVLTHKRLLQLAVDPSNRPVFEIRSVQVYPSANENFINSSCLDASMMEDAQSSLNYSNRQGNHPPPTFGSSPNLEALTLQGSKYGVEDRDTAPNATPSFSRPMHEITFATSDKPKLLSQLTSLLADVGLNIQEAHAFSSVDGFSLDVFVIDGWPYEETEELKRVLEKEILNFKEQCWSEKQPSPALGKDNQNRVESFPSCVGIPTDGTDVWEIDIRQLKFENKVGSGSFGDLYRGTYCSQEVAIKVLRPERINEEMLKEFSQEVYIMRKVRHKNVVQFIGACTKPPNLCIVTEFMSRGSVYDFLHKQRGVFNLPSLLKVAIDISRGMNYLHQNNIIHRDLKTANLLMDDNMVVKVADFGVARVQTQSGVMTAETGTYRWMAPEVIEHKPYDHKADVFSFGVALWELLTGEIPYSSMTPLQAAVGVVQKRLRPTIPKNVHPVLAELLERCWRHDPTERPNFSEILEILKQISEQVDNNGENRRKKDKLSGALFSAFKKRIH